The genomic region tccaacaacgtcctttaAATCACGTCATCTATACTCAAATATCTATATTAgagatattttttatttttattttttgtacatacgtattgtcatactcttaaatgtattgtacatattttagttttgctaaatcggttatttaaagtattcaaatggatagaagaccatttagagaaactctatatatagagaatctagcagcgtcctctaaatttagaggaccgtttagaggacgctgctgaagAGCGTAGAGAACCATTTGATTCTCTACATTTAGGGTACATAACCCTTTAGAGTCCCTTGCTGGAGCTAGCCTCCTCAAATGCCATTGCTAACTTCTCCCTGCTCGCACCacctctccacctgctgctcctgagtagggatgaaagtggtaatccgaactgttagaacaaatttaatattttaaaatagatatgtataaaatttgatgtcgatcttttcttatgttatcaagcacattagtacatatataaataaaatattatataatttgttttatgtattatttgctctcTACAACACAAAAGGTTGAAAAAAATATCGAATTTGTTTTCGAATTCATACCGAAGTTcatatctattatttgagaaaatataggatgaatttgaggtttagCTTTTATAAATCTTAACaagctggatgttaaaaacaagaatacaaatttgtattgtatattctatatcctatttattcgcaatcaaaggaaaacaaaaaaactgattaccgaatcaatatcgtttccgaccgttttccctACTCCTGAGCCCTGACCGCGACGGGCGCTGCATTGGCTGCAGGATCGACAGCTCAGAGTACTCAGCGTCTTCGGACGGTGAGTCCGACGATGAGGAAGACGTCAAGAAGAGAGGAGGCTTCATCGATGAAGCACCCCGCAGGAGCACGACAGCaagaagcacaacatgccccagcagCAAGCGTCCCCCACGCCCGCGACGCTGGTGACGGTCGATGGCGACGGCGAGCTCAAGATGGAGACGCTGCTCAAGGCGTCGGCCTACATCCTCGGCGCCACGAGTTCGAGCATGTACAAGGCCGTGCTCGCCGACGGCACCGCGCTGGCGGTCCGGCGCATCGGCGACAGCGGCGGCACCGAAAAGCTCAAGGACTTCGAGGTGCAGGTGCGCGCCATCGCCCGGTTCCGCCACCCCAACATCCTCCGGCTGCGCGGCTTCTACTGGGGCGTCGACGAGAAGCTCCTCATCCACGACTACGCCCCCAATGGCAGCTTTGCCAACATCGCATTCAGCAGTAAGCCATTCGTCGCCCGCCTCGGCCACACACTGTGTTACCACATTCAGCACTAACTTTCATTCATAGACTAAATTTGCATCGAAAAGTTGCTTGATTTGACACCGAAATCTTAACAGAATTAGTTATGCACCTCGAACTTTATAATCATTTGCGAAGTTGGAGTCTTTGGCTTCAACCTTCAACGGCCTGATGAAGTGATGAGTCCTATAAAAAGATGGCACTTTACTGATTGTACAAGCTGCAGCTCAAATGTACATTAGTAGTTCTGATTCGTATGATCTCTCTTAATCTTATTGGTCATATGTACTGATAGTGCAAAAAGATACTGAAAGAAGCTGTCATTTACTCATTGGCAGCTTCGGTAGTTGCAAATTGTAATGCTCGCTCTGTCCAGAAAAAAAAACGCAATTCTAACACAGTGTTATGTTTTAGTATCTTATACTTCTTCCCTCCTAATTTAAAATTCGTTTTAGACTTTTACTAGATTCATACAATAATTTGATATGTATCTATATTCATCATCATTCatttaaatatagacataaaaccAAGAGTTAAAGCGAATACTAATAGCTAATTAtaatgatatcaaacaaatactaatAGATTGACACTTTTTATAATGGTCAGATGCCTCATTTATAATTTTTCAATAGACACCTTATCCACCTCTTTGATTTTTTTTTCCTGTATTGGAAAAATCTCAAATTTACATGCTTTCTATATTAAATAAATCTCAGTTTTGTATTCTCATAATTTTTTGATCAAATTTTATAAAATAAGGTACTATTGGAGTAGTTTTTGTTGTGTAAAACTCTATATTTCAATTTGAGGTATTGTTGGAGATGCTTTTAAAGTCAAAGATCGTTGTCTAAAACCAGACTAAATTTCGGACACCTGAAATATAGCAAGTCCCTTTTATAATTAATCGATTAAAGCTGCAAACAAGAATAATATTAATTAGAAACTTGATCAAATGGGAATCACCATAACTGGCATGAGTAACTACTACACAAACGCGTAACTCCTTGCATCGCATTTCTATGATTATTACAAGGTTCACTTCACTTGATTTGGTGATGACCGGATGGTTTCGCTGCATCTGCAGGGCGGTTGTGGGGTCGTCATCGAGCCTGGAGACGCGGCTGCGGATCGCGCGCGGCGTGGCGTACATCCACGAGAAAACATCCTCCTGGGTCCTGGCGTGCCGACATGGAGCCCTGGATCGGCGACGTGGGCCTGGACCGGCTGGTGTCGGGTGAGGCGGCGCCGCACTCCCGCGCGGGCGCGTCGGCGCGGCTGTTCGGGAGCAAGCGGTCGATGCACTCGACGCGTAGCTTGCAGCCACCGGCATGTGTCTCCGGGGTCCGTGTCCATCCGGCAAGAAACCGTTGGAAGTAAACCGCGTCACTAATCAAGGCCCAATGGCCAATACGAAGGCCCAACACCCGCCCGTCTCTGTACGGACAAAACAAACAAATGGCCACTCACAAATTAAAAACAAAAACGAAACGGTGCCCGTGAATGGCGTGATCCGTC from Zea mays cultivar B73 chromosome 6, Zm-B73-REFERENCE-NAM-5.0, whole genome shotgun sequence harbors:
- the LOC103629713 gene encoding probable LRR receptor-like serine/threonine-protein kinase At4g37250: MPQQQASPTPATLVTVDGDGELKMETLLKASAYILGATSSSMYKAVLADGTALAVRRIGDSGGTEKLKDFEVQVRAIARFRHPNILRLRGFYWGVDEKLLIHDYAPNGSFANIAFSRRLWGRHRAWRRGCGSRAAWRTSTRKHPPGSWRADMEPWIGDVGLDRLVSGEAAPHSRAGASARLFGSKRSMHSTRSLQPPACVSGVRVHPARNRWK